TTCGCAATCGAATTTTTTACAGAAATATCTTTTTACACCATGAGTGATATACCCTTTGTCGATTGCTTTAGTATAAACGGTTTTGCAGACATTTGTTTGCAAAACTGTACATAGCCCGGGGAAGAATAACCATGAATTATACGTATATTGTAAAGTGTAAGGACGGCAGTCTTTACACCGGATGGACAAACAATCTAAAGAAACGCATCAGTGCACATAATGCCGGACAGGGAGCACGCTATACAAAAAGCCGCAGACCCGTGGAACTTGTACACTGTGAGGTGTTTGAGACGAAAGAAGAAGCGATGCGCAGGGAATATGCGATCAAACAGATGACTCGTGCACAGAAGATCAAGCTGTGTCGTGAGAGTATGCATTTAAAAGTTTGAATAAAATTCCCCCGGTCAGCGGGGGATTTTTTACAGGGGGGGGTTGTCCCCCCTTTTTGATTGCGGTTAAAGTCTGCAATTGGTTATAAACTCTATTTTTCAATTCCTTTTCTGGAGCAAAGCCCCCGGTCGTACGGGTGCTTCACTTTACGGATTTCTGAAACATAATCAGCCAGGTCCATTAAGTTCTGGCTGGGATTCTGCCCGGTCAGTATGACTTCCAGCTTCTCCGGTTTATGCTTCAGATAATCAGCAAGGAGCTCTTCGTCAAATAATCCTGCTTTGATCGTGTAAA
The Ruminococcus gauvreauii genome window above contains:
- a CDS encoding GIY-YIG nuclease family protein; this encodes MNYTYIVKCKDGSLYTGWTNNLKKRISAHNAGQGARYTKSRRPVELVHCEVFETKEEAMRREYAIKQMTRAQKIKLCRESMHLKV